A window of Hymenobacter aerilatus contains these coding sequences:
- a CDS encoding phage tail tape measure protein encodes MDLQNLKILIGANIQNLQNGLKNAAGALRTFGAEAGRAGKDAANKFGAGFDGLNGRIAGQIKVLEATQKKYADGFGKLGDAFKSVGKDFSTYVSLPIAAGFALSAKAAIDFESAFAGVKKTLNTTGLDAQQTQAEYARLSEGIREMAKEIPAAATEIAKVAESAGQLGIKRDAILDFSRVMIDLGNSTNLSADQAATSLARLANITQLPQNQFSNLGSSIVALGNNFATTESEISELGLRLAGAGKQVNLTEADILGFSAAISSVGINAEAGGTAFSTVLKKIQVAVETGGKSLQSFAKVSGQSSAEFKKNFQTNAAQATLSFVEGLGKIKDEGGSTIGTLKELGLANIRTSDTLLRLAGAGDVTRRAVELSTQAFEENTALSKEAGQRYETTASQVQIAKNRLTDLAITVGNQLLPVIKTFSAGVGALADGLGKLSPGVVSTTITVAAFAAAIGPVVTGIGALISALGSAAVAASGFGAAIVAFTGPIGAAVAAVAALAAGIYYFTTSSDRANKAFQEQRQQTENLTTSISPLLDRYDDLKTKTELNADEQKELESIIKKVAATIPGAASRVDAYGNIIEINTKKTREAIRAEEKLLKLQARKSIGGNVDELEKRRRELANYQVEVDRFNKEGKVLTIGTSSLQFSSDPDDVKKVLDGYKERRKAFIEQNDLVNAQRKALEETAGVGIGKIISPEIQNLTKGFQGLTPATTTSTKALKDAGKVVAEDVAPTLGELKQRLKDLREELDGETPGTKEFAATKAKIANLEELIKKYEDTGKAGKKAATDIQKAFAEITSKLKGVDTQVRLGIVDSGAEESAAKIKVLEDGLKKLADLGVTPTNTKLQALNTQLLKLSQGLNVGFDQLDLKVPDLKVKPVKIPLILGEAATDSQGASNATIQSQKLLAANLAYSKSMEDISAKSLIYGKSFDGIGERIGALQQVIASFRAAGLGEMSAEIQSASDQLQAAVNFDKLSQAFDIGPVIGQKLANLTAVFDVNLDRIIQQTNAIGTASSILGEGLGNMAAGVTDGSGFLKSAFGALLAVLADYMQKKGAAIVALGLADLAVPGMQAAGLAQIAGGTALIAAAGAARAFGSAASSGQGIFRSGSKNTPGSGGSGNYRGSEAQNQNREKIEVQIKVTGKLRTEDDGRTLVGMIDNQKYRTTNYR; translated from the coding sequence GTGGATTTACAGAATTTAAAAATATTAATAGGTGCCAATATTCAGAATCTTCAGAATGGTTTAAAGAATGCTGCTGGTGCTCTCAGGACTTTTGGTGCTGAAGCTGGTAGAGCTGGTAAGGATGCTGCAAATAAGTTCGGTGCTGGTTTCGATGGCCTAAATGGTCGGATAGCTGGACAAATCAAAGTTTTAGAAGCCACACAGAAGAAATATGCTGATGGTTTCGGCAAGTTGGGAGATGCTTTTAAGAGTGTAGGTAAGGACTTTTCAACTTATGTAAGCCTACCTATTGCTGCTGGTTTTGCTCTCAGTGCTAAGGCTGCAATTGACTTTGAATCTGCCTTTGCTGGTGTTAAAAAGACACTGAATACTACGGGCTTAGATGCTCAACAGACACAAGCTGAATATGCTCGATTGTCTGAAGGTATTCGGGAAATGGCTAAGGAAATCCCAGCCGCCGCCACCGAGATTGCCAAGGTTGCTGAGAGTGCTGGACAGCTAGGTATTAAGAGGGATGCCATATTGGACTTTTCAAGGGTAATGATTGACCTTGGAAACAGTACAAACTTAAGTGCTGACCAAGCTGCTACAAGTCTTGCACGATTAGCTAATATCACTCAACTCCCTCAAAACCAGTTTTCAAATCTTGGTAGCTCGATTGTCGCACTTGGTAACAACTTCGCTACAACAGAGAGTGAGATTAGTGAATTAGGACTCCGTTTAGCTGGTGCCGGAAAGCAAGTAAACCTTACTGAAGCTGACATTTTGGGCTTTAGTGCTGCTATTAGTTCGGTAGGTATCAATGCTGAAGCTGGTGGTACTGCCTTCTCAACAGTCCTTAAAAAGATACAGGTAGCAGTAGAAACAGGAGGTAAATCACTCCAAAGTTTCGCCAAAGTTTCGGGCCAATCCAGCGCAGAGTTTAAGAAGAATTTCCAGACCAATGCAGCTCAAGCCACTCTAAGCTTTGTAGAAGGACTTGGTAAAATTAAAGATGAGGGTGGTAGCACAATAGGCACACTAAAGGAGCTTGGATTAGCCAATATCCGCACTTCTGATACGCTTCTACGTTTGGCTGGTGCTGGTGACGTTACTCGCCGTGCTGTAGAATTATCAACTCAAGCCTTCGAAGAAAACACCGCTCTCAGTAAAGAAGCTGGGCAGAGATACGAGACTACTGCAAGCCAAGTACAGATAGCTAAAAACCGTCTGACTGACCTTGCTATAACAGTTGGAAACCAGTTATTACCAGTCATTAAGACCTTTAGTGCTGGTGTTGGTGCTCTTGCTGATGGTCTCGGTAAACTATCTCCTGGTGTTGTTTCTACTACTATTACGGTTGCTGCTTTTGCGGCTGCTATTGGTCCTGTAGTGACTGGTATTGGTGCTCTAATCAGTGCGCTCGGTAGTGCTGCTGTTGCGGCTTCTGGCTTTGGTGCTGCTATCGTTGCTTTTACTGGTCCTATCGGTGCTGCTGTGGCTGCTGTTGCGGCTCTTGCTGCTGGTATCTACTATTTCACAACCTCAAGTGACCGTGCAAACAAAGCATTCCAAGAGCAACGTCAACAGACCGAAAATCTAACTACCAGTATCAGTCCTTTGCTCGATAGGTACGACGATTTAAAGACTAAAACTGAGCTAAATGCTGATGAACAGAAGGAGCTAGAAAGCATAATTAAGAAGGTTGCTGCTACAATTCCTGGTGCCGCGAGTAGGGTAGATGCTTATGGAAATATCATTGAAATCAACACTAAAAAGACTCGGGAAGCCATACGTGCTGAAGAAAAGCTATTGAAGCTCCAAGCCAGAAAGAGTATTGGTGGAAATGTTGACGAATTAGAGAAACGTAGACGCGAGTTAGCTAATTACCAAGTTGAGGTTGACAGATTTAACAAGGAAGGAAAAGTACTAACCATTGGTACCAGTAGTCTCCAATTTAGTTCAGACCCAGACGACGTTAAGAAGGTATTGGATGGCTATAAGGAACGTAGAAAAGCCTTTATTGAGCAAAACGACCTGGTTAACGCACAACGTAAAGCCCTTGAAGAAACAGCTGGTGTTGGTATAGGTAAAATTATATCTCCTGAAATCCAGAATCTAACCAAAGGATTCCAAGGGTTAACGCCTGCCACCACTACCAGCACCAAGGCTCTAAAGGATGCTGGAAAAGTTGTAGCTGAAGATGTTGCACCAACACTCGGAGAACTAAAGCAACGTCTAAAGGACCTACGCGAAGAATTGGATGGTGAAACTCCTGGTACGAAAGAATTTGCAGCCACTAAGGCCAAGATAGCCAACCTGGAAGAGCTGATTAAAAAGTATGAGGATACTGGTAAAGCTGGTAAAAAGGCTGCTACTGATATACAGAAAGCTTTTGCAGAAATAACCAGCAAGTTAAAAGGTGTAGATACTCAGGTTCGTCTTGGAATTGTAGACTCAGGAGCTGAGGAAAGTGCTGCTAAAATAAAGGTCCTGGAAGATGGTCTTAAGAAGTTAGCTGACCTAGGAGTAACACCAACGAATACCAAGCTACAGGCTCTCAATACACAGCTTCTAAAGTTGTCGCAAGGTCTGAATGTAGGATTTGACCAACTAGACTTGAAGGTTCCAGACCTAAAAGTTAAACCTGTCAAAATACCCTTAATTCTTGGTGAGGCTGCCACCGATTCTCAAGGTGCCTCTAATGCTACTATCCAAAGCCAGAAGCTCTTAGCAGCCAATTTAGCCTACTCTAAGAGCATGGAAGATATTTCTGCTAAGAGTCTAATCTATGGTAAAAGTTTTGATGGAATTGGAGAAAGAATAGGTGCTCTACAGCAAGTCATAGCGAGTTTCCGTGCTGCTGGACTTGGTGAAATGTCTGCTGAAATTCAGAGTGCAAGTGACCAATTACAAGCTGCTGTAAACTTTGATAAGCTTAGTCAGGCATTTGATATAGGTCCCGTAATAGGTCAGAAACTAGCCAATCTAACAGCTGTATTTGATGTAAACCTAGACCGCATTATTCAACAGACAAACGCTATTGGTACTGCAAGCTCAATCTTAGGTGAAGGACTTGGTAACATGGCTGCTGGTGTAACAGATGGCAGCGGATTCCTTAAGTCTGCTTTTGGTGCTCTGTTGGCGGTGTTAGCTGATTACATGCAAAAGAAAGGTGCTGCTATTGTGGCCTTAGGACTAGCTGATTTGGCCGTTCCTGGTATGCAAGCTGCTGGTTTGGCTCAGATTGCTGGTGGTACGGCTCTTATTGCTGCTGCTGGTGCCGCTCGGGCTTTTGGTAGTGCTGCAAGTAGTGGACAAGGAATCTTTAGGTCTGGTAGTAAAAACACTCCTGGTTCTGGTGGTAGTGGTAATTATCGTGGCTCAGAAGCTCAAAATCAAAACCGTGAGAAGATTGAGGTACAAATTAAGGTGACTGGTAAATTACGTACTGAAGATGATGGTAGAACTTTAGTTGGTATGATAGATAATCAAAAATACCGTACTACTAATTATCGTTAA
- the recR gene encoding recombination mediator RecR: MEFPSKLIENAVGELAKLPGIGKKTALRLALHLLKAETETTSNLAEALAKMRFDITYCQTCHNISDTEQCSICANKLRDHATICVVSDIRDVIAIENTGQYQGTYHVLGGVISPIEGIGPGDLHIDTLLERVTSPGSEVQEVILAISPTMEGDTTAFYLSRKLRDQEGVNISTIARGIPVGGELEYADEITLGRSIVERQRQVR; encoded by the coding sequence ATGGAATTTCCTTCCAAGCTGATAGAAAACGCCGTGGGCGAGCTGGCCAAGCTGCCGGGCATTGGCAAAAAAACTGCCCTGCGTCTGGCCCTGCACCTGCTTAAGGCCGAAACCGAAACCACCAGCAACCTGGCGGAGGCGCTGGCCAAAATGCGCTTCGACATCACCTATTGCCAGACCTGCCACAACATCTCCGACACGGAACAGTGTAGCATCTGCGCCAACAAGCTGCGCGACCACGCCACCATCTGCGTGGTGTCGGACATTCGCGATGTTATTGCCATTGAAAACACTGGTCAGTACCAAGGCACGTATCACGTGCTGGGCGGCGTTATTTCGCCTATTGAGGGCATCGGCCCCGGCGACCTGCACATCGATACGCTGCTAGAGCGTGTCACCTCCCCCGGCTCGGAGGTGCAGGAAGTGATTCTTGCCATCAGCCCGACCATGGAAGGTGATACCACGGCGTTTTATCTCTCGCGCAAGCTCCGCGACCAGGAAGGTGTCAACATCAGCACCATTGCCCGCGGCATTCCGGTGGGGGGCGAGCTGGAGTACGCCGACGAAATAACACTGGGCCGTAGCATTGTGGAGCGCCAGCGCCAGGTGCGGTAA
- a CDS encoding DUF1574 domain-containing protein: MAKILLQTVSVKEDENTYRYDNIYYSSDARNGLNALIKEFDRGITEKSYTIQDNTVLDSYCTIHNGDGKKATAISDASQDFLYRIEYSDSAECAGISDLTLLNITPTPTTTLTSDDGVITVYASSSAPPISIYIPSLGSRTAPGAEVLFTFNNVKPGTYAARLQDANNNQLTTKSVTVSAGQAPGQNIPGPLKINWAKYEIVPNPRSFDLPWHLEGIIWDNYNKQSGTTVSPPLTYPVFYQYQDQYLKGSVVTYKKKFDYATRYYRASVDLIGKNYSDNKNKIPYPDDNGITQGVWEELTPDNINYFSETYQETIKNNKGDNEYLSYPSYSEGRIVRYGFDTYYKAKKFIDSRLFVDKKNPKPTYKKSNDYWEYLTNWPGSYFTYVIPESQPIDAYFIGTIYRQWFFHLQNPDLPWSEENRDRFYYEDTDTKAESTSGDLRIIDIIKNDIDESGATNGSAWIIATSPSLPLKYQISTTNFSESNDTGQFENLAPGTYEVLVTDAQNRRAVDSFEIEDRYRPRWRLLYSDLKGVNLETYIFERDWEGDVTDVVGTGSPVELSWDSGSSKAGYLPESIGANLVFNLRTQVAQQFVDTILKDDRSHRVDHYRAGKIQFRGYVNSTSYSEKLLGPNQEVQLTATDGLGDLRNTFFLNHKAEKQAGRTNLLSTLLSCLSRCDVNFPLNIGLNLRDRLMAETGDPLQLAYGHREAYQKQDSDSTAPTTVEDTVDMRTVVDAILRNFNAFLYQREGAWYIVSLNEAPFTYDVRSWSPAGKLIGNTTGGTAQDALRILPPTNATESNELFWINANQNRTTIASANVVKATVPLLFQDNLLKNGGFQDWSSPSKPLDWTLNGTIGTSIAKGEKAGERAVKISGYTGTIQNGSYLLSSEAPHLTGQEEEVYELKVKAKTESAIDPYSSEEVTVKLLFQIVCDGQPYGEIIEFELSSKDKWKENKVDLPLGLPGQQVRIRVLNPISVSGNSVTYLSSVALSIRPFNQDWSETDEDHISRMNEISQTGIKLEDVELVHADLPTPPGANDRALKPLGMDIYAWKHALSLEDYTATWEWKRPRDTKYTSLLLTAANDRISLRLTATDEITGEVSGPGFNALSVGVMLDLPTENISGRFMVISCFKREKDRIAQITLKKLAPGSYGEETENLTPNNARIANINGVKNYRVANSNGEKLFRVANR, encoded by the coding sequence ATGGCAAAAATATTATTACAAACAGTTTCAGTTAAAGAAGACGAAAATACTTACAGATACGATAACATATATTATAGCAGTGACGCTCGTAATGGGCTGAATGCTTTGATTAAAGAATTCGATAGAGGTATTACAGAAAAAAGCTATACAATCCAAGATAATACCGTCTTGGATTCGTATTGCACTATCCATAATGGAGACGGTAAAAAGGCTACAGCTATTTCAGACGCTTCACAAGATTTTCTCTACAGAATTGAATACTCTGATAGTGCTGAATGTGCTGGAATTTCGGACCTAACATTACTGAATATTACTCCAACGCCTACCACAACTCTTACAAGTGATGATGGTGTAATAACAGTGTATGCTAGTTCAAGTGCTCCACCAATTAGCATATATATTCCCTCATTAGGTAGTCGTACGGCTCCTGGTGCTGAGGTTCTATTTACGTTCAATAATGTCAAGCCTGGAACCTATGCAGCCCGTTTGCAAGATGCTAATAACAACCAACTTACAACTAAAAGTGTAACGGTCTCAGCTGGTCAAGCTCCTGGTCAAAATATCCCTGGTCCTCTAAAAATCAATTGGGCAAAGTATGAGATTGTACCTAATCCAAGGTCTTTCGATTTGCCTTGGCATTTGGAAGGAATCATTTGGGATAATTATAATAAGCAAAGTGGAACTACTGTCTCTCCACCACTTACTTATCCAGTATTTTACCAGTATCAAGACCAATATTTAAAAGGTAGTGTTGTAACATATAAGAAAAAATTTGATTATGCAACACGCTATTACCGTGCAAGTGTTGACTTAATTGGTAAGAATTATTCGGATAATAAAAACAAGATTCCATATCCTGACGACAATGGTATTACTCAAGGCGTTTGGGAAGAATTAACACCAGATAATATTAATTATTTTTCTGAAACTTACCAAGAAACGATTAAGAATAATAAGGGTGATAATGAGTATTTATCCTATCCAAGTTATTCTGAAGGTCGAATTGTTAGATATGGTTTTGATACCTATTATAAGGCTAAAAAATTCATCGATTCTCGTTTGTTTGTTGATAAGAAAAATCCAAAACCAACGTACAAAAAGAGTAATGATTATTGGGAATACCTGACAAATTGGCCTGGAAGTTATTTCACCTATGTAATACCTGAGTCACAGCCAATTGACGCTTATTTTATTGGTACTATCTATCGGCAGTGGTTCTTTCATCTCCAAAACCCAGACCTCCCTTGGAGCGAAGAAAATAGAGATAGATTCTATTATGAGGATACAGATACCAAGGCAGAAAGCACAAGTGGAGACCTCAGGATTATCGATATTATAAAGAACGACATTGATGAATCTGGTGCAACAAATGGTAGTGCATGGATTATTGCTACTAGTCCCTCATTGCCTCTCAAGTATCAAATCTCTACCACGAATTTCAGCGAGTCCAACGATACCGGCCAATTTGAAAATCTTGCTCCTGGTACTTATGAGGTCCTGGTTACAGATGCTCAAAACCGACGTGCTGTAGACTCATTTGAGATAGAGGATAGATATAGACCACGTTGGAGGCTACTCTACTCAGACCTCAAAGGAGTTAACTTAGAAACGTACATTTTTGAGCGTGATTGGGAAGGAGATGTTACAGACGTTGTTGGTACTGGTTCGCCCGTTGAGTTAAGCTGGGATAGTGGTAGTAGTAAAGCTGGTTATTTGCCTGAATCGATTGGTGCTAACCTTGTTTTCAACCTAAGAACTCAAGTAGCTCAACAGTTTGTAGATACCATCCTGAAAGACGACAGAAGTCATAGGGTAGACCACTATAGAGCTGGTAAAATACAATTTCGTGGTTATGTAAATTCTACTTCTTATTCTGAAAAGCTACTAGGTCCAAATCAAGAAGTTCAACTAACTGCGACAGATGGTCTTGGAGACTTGCGTAATACCTTTTTTCTCAATCATAAGGCAGAGAAACAGGCAGGACGTACCAACTTATTATCTACTCTGCTTTCATGCCTTTCAAGATGTGACGTGAATTTCCCTCTCAACATTGGCTTGAACCTGAGGGATAGGCTAATGGCTGAAACCGGCGACCCTCTACAGCTTGCCTACGGCCACCGTGAAGCCTACCAGAAACAGGACTCAGATAGCACGGCTCCAACTACTGTAGAGGATACGGTAGATATGAGGACTGTAGTAGATGCAATCCTCAGGAACTTCAATGCTTTCCTCTATCAGCGTGAAGGAGCTTGGTACATAGTTTCATTGAATGAGGCTCCTTTTACCTACGACGTTCGCTCTTGGAGTCCAGCTGGTAAGTTGATTGGAAATACTACGGGTGGTACGGCTCAGGATGCACTTAGAATCTTGCCTCCAACGAATGCAACTGAGAGCAATGAGTTATTCTGGATAAATGCCAACCAAAACAGAACCACAATAGCGAGTGCCAACGTGGTTAAGGCTACCGTACCTCTTCTCTTTCAAGATAACTTACTAAAAAATGGAGGATTCCAAGATTGGTCTAGTCCTTCGAAACCCTTGGATTGGACACTAAATGGTACTATCGGAACCTCAATAGCTAAAGGTGAAAAGGCTGGTGAAAGAGCTGTTAAAATCAGTGGCTATACCGGAACAATTCAAAATGGTAGCTATCTCCTTTCCAGCGAGGCTCCACACCTAACAGGTCAAGAAGAAGAGGTTTATGAGTTGAAAGTTAAAGCTAAAACAGAGAGTGCTATTGACCCTTATAGTAGCGAAGAAGTAACTGTAAAGCTCCTGTTTCAAATAGTTTGTGATGGTCAGCCTTATGGAGAAATCATTGAGTTTGAGCTATCCAGCAAAGACAAATGGAAAGAAAACAAAGTAGACTTACCACTTGGATTGCCCGGCCAGCAAGTACGGATAAGGGTCCTGAATCCAATTTCAGTTAGTGGAAATAGCGTAACATATCTATCTAGTGTTGCTCTCTCAATTCGACCCTTCAACCAAGATTGGAGTGAGACCGACGAAGACCATATTAGCCGCATGAATGAGATTAGTCAAACAGGAATAAAGCTGGAAGATGTTGAGTTAGTACACGCTGACCTACCTACGCCTCCTGGTGCGAACGACAGAGCTTTAAAGCCGCTCGGGATGGATATATATGCTTGGAAACATGCCCTTTCATTAGAGGACTACACAGCTACATGGGAATGGAAAAGGCCGCGAGACACAAAGTATACTTCACTGCTTTTAACTGCTGCCAACGATAGAATTAGCCTCAGATTAACAGCCACCGATGAAATAACCGGCGAAGTCTCAGGTCCTGGATTCAATGCCTTATCAGTTGGAGTCATGCTGGATTTGCCTACTGAAAATATCTCAGGAAGATTTATGGTAATCAGTTGCTTCAAACGCGAAAAGGACAGAATAGCTCAAATCACTCTTAAGAAATTAGCTCCTGGTTCGTATGGTGAAGAGACTGAAAACTTGACTCCAAATAATGCACGTATTGCAAACATTAATGGAGTTAAAAATTATAGAGTTGCAAATAGTAATGGTGAGAAACTATTTAGAGTAGCTAACAGATAA
- a CDS encoding glycosyl hydrolase 108 family protein, producing MGSFKLFYPHLVRNEGGYANNKLDVGGETYRGVARKYHPNWQGWKYVDAYKKEWLAAGKKLNTRTEWAAFSKVLYKDPHLENSLLNFYESLYWDSLHLDLVANQSVAESLADMGVNAGTGRIGWMVQYVLRFHFGRLDLDFDGDIGPQTLKALNAVNQANFHARFAQLRNDFYRYRSGEYENESRLLGVHQFLRNKLKLKTNTSQKVFLNTWLKRVSDMKYKD from the coding sequence TTGGGTTCATTTAAATTATTTTATCCTCACTTAGTTAGAAATGAAGGTGGATATGCAAATAACAAATTAGATGTTGGTGGTGAAACTTATCGGGGAGTAGCTAGAAAATATCATCCAAATTGGCAGGGTTGGAAATATGTTGACGCCTACAAAAAGGAGTGGTTAGCGGCTGGTAAAAAGCTCAACACACGTACGGAATGGGCTGCCTTTTCAAAGGTTCTATATAAAGACCCTCACCTAGAAAATTCCCTGTTAAACTTCTACGAAAGTCTGTATTGGGACTCACTGCATTTAGACCTTGTAGCTAATCAAAGTGTAGCTGAATCGTTAGCTGATATGGGTGTAAACGCTGGTACGGGCCGTATTGGTTGGATGGTACAATATGTCCTACGCTTCCATTTCGGTAGGCTGGATTTGGATTTTGATGGTGACATAGGGCCACAAACTCTCAAGGCTTTGAACGCCGTAAACCAAGCAAATTTTCATGCTCGTTTTGCTCAACTCAGAAATGACTTCTACCGCTATCGGAGTGGAGAATATGAAAATGAATCACGTCTATTAGGAGTACACCAATTCCTGAGAAATAAATTGAAGTTAAAGACTAATACAAGCCAAAAGGTTTTCCTGAATACCTGGTTAAAAAGAGTCTCAGATATGAAATACAAAGATTAA
- a CDS encoding tyrosine-type recombinase/integrase — translation MFGTKSGPKYFASSYHVTTFGMFYKVKGISKKTGLGVVNVVFRDDEGKETLKSTGVQVKPAHFNTKTGKISPKDPLFPEKNVKIQAIASEFEKALRDLERAEITPTATMVGSIVSFNAAVAPLAQEMVLTGLKEGHAYIASLEKQLAAAKAEVARIEANVGITALEKPILFQDKLEAYKEVLKRERKTEGTIKNYTVAGNALTKFRPNVHMKDISLTFLQDFQNHLIDRNILNNTIREIFVKVLAVYKYYAFELDLPITFLTKFKIVPPRQDENKIILEDNEIKEIEDLEIKTKGQYRTRECFLFCMETGLRYSDILSAEKKNIITDKEGNKFLSFATQKYSKQVEIPLTRKALEILERNKYQFSRPQESQYNQALQAMAKKCPAFQVEITKTGYSGDKVLVTRMPKWKALTSHLARKKFTDNALDKDVTLMALAEYLGHTNTNTLQKHYANKKRHAKKEAYKLLGE, via the coding sequence ATGTTTGGGACTAAAAGTGGTCCTAAGTATTTTGCCTCTTCTTACCATGTAACCACCTTCGGAATGTTCTATAAAGTAAAAGGAATCAGCAAGAAAACCGGACTCGGAGTGGTCAATGTGGTATTCAGAGATGATGAGGGAAAAGAGACGTTGAAGAGCACAGGAGTTCAGGTTAAGCCAGCTCATTTCAACACAAAAACGGGCAAAATCAGTCCCAAAGACCCACTTTTTCCAGAGAAGAATGTAAAGATACAAGCTATAGCATCCGAGTTTGAGAAAGCACTACGAGACTTAGAACGTGCTGAGATAACCCCTACGGCAACTATGGTAGGTAGTATAGTGAGTTTCAATGCAGCTGTAGCGCCACTAGCACAAGAGATGGTACTTACTGGACTCAAAGAGGGACACGCATATATAGCCAGCTTGGAGAAACAGTTAGCAGCCGCAAAAGCAGAAGTAGCACGAATTGAGGCAAATGTTGGAATCACAGCTTTAGAGAAACCCATTCTTTTCCAGGATAAGCTAGAAGCCTATAAAGAGGTCCTGAAGAGAGAGCGTAAAACAGAAGGGACTATAAAGAACTATACTGTTGCTGGTAATGCCTTAACAAAGTTCCGTCCTAATGTCCATATGAAAGATATTAGTCTCACATTCCTCCAAGACTTCCAAAACCATCTGATTGACCGTAATATTTTAAACAATACCATAAGAGAAATATTTGTCAAGGTCTTAGCAGTGTATAAATATTATGCATTCGAATTAGATTTACCTATCACCTTTCTCACCAAATTCAAAATAGTTCCACCAAGACAAGATGAAAACAAAATAATATTGGAAGATAATGAAATCAAAGAGATTGAGGATTTAGAAATTAAGACTAAAGGACAATATAGAACCAGGGAATGTTTTCTATTTTGTATGGAGACAGGACTAAGGTACTCCGACATTTTATCAGCTGAAAAGAAAAATATAATCACTGATAAAGAGGGAAATAAATTCTTATCCTTCGCCACACAGAAATATAGCAAACAGGTTGAAATACCACTCACCAGGAAAGCCTTGGAAATCCTTGAGCGTAATAAATATCAATTCAGCCGACCTCAAGAGAGCCAATATAACCAAGCTCTACAAGCAATGGCTAAAAAGTGTCCAGCGTTCCAGGTTGAAATAACAAAAACGGGGTATAGTGGAGACAAAGTATTAGTTACCAGAATGCCAAAATGGAAAGCTTTAACCTCTCACTTAGCTAGAAAGAAATTTACTGATAATGCACTTGATAAAGATGTTACCCTAATGGCACTTGCTGAATATTTGGGACACACCAACACGAATACATTACAAAAGCACTACGCAAATAAAAAGAGACACGCCAAAAAGGAGGCTTATAAATTATTAGGTGAATAA